DNA sequence from the Halorussus limi genome:
ATGACGAGGCCGGTTCCGGCGGGGTCGGGACCGTCGAGGCCCGCGCCGACCGGAAAGTGCGGGCGGTCGGGGCGCTCTACCTCCCCGCGGCCCTGCTTTCGGAAGGCCTCGCGGACGACCGGCAGGAGGCCGGTGAGGCCGAGGCAGTCGGCGGTTTCGGCGTCGGAGAGAACTCTGACCATACCCGGCGGTTCGGCGTCCGAGGCGTTAGGCGTTCTCCCCGCCGGAGCGGTCGACGCGCGAGGAGACCGACGCTCGCTCAGAACGATTCGTCGGTGTTCTCGCCCTCGGTGTTACCGGCGCCCCGGTCGGAGTAGCCCTGCCGGCCCACCGCGTCGGCGCTGACCCGGTTGAGGATGGCCTGTTCGACCTCGTCGGCCGACTCGAATGTCTCGTCGCCGCCGGTGACCATGACCTCCCGAAAGCTCTCCTCGCCGTCCGAGAGGCCGATTTCGTAGTCGCCGAACTGCTCCATCAGTTCGTCGGCGTCCATCGGGTAGTCGGCGTCCCGAAGGTCGTCTTTCAGGTCGCCGAGTTCGAGACCCATCTCGCGGCTGTCGTCGCCAGATTCGCTCATGGCGGGGCTACGCTACGAACTCGAATAAGGCGTACGGCCCTGCCGGCGGGTCGCCGCCGTCCCACGGGCGTCCTCGCCGTTCCACAGGCCTCCCAACCGTCCCACGGTCATCCCGAATCCCCCGGACCGCACGGGCCGGAATCCCCCGGCTACAAGACCACACGCGCCGACCCACCGACATGGACCTCTTCGACTCGACGTGGACCGACGCCGATTCGGCCGCGACCGACCTCGCGCTCCTGCCGGTCGGGAGCGTCGAACAGCACGGTCCCCACGCGCCGCTCGGAACCGACGTGCTGACCGCGGAGGCGGTCGCGGAGGCGGGCGCGGCGGCCTACGACGGCGAGGTGGTCGTCGCGCCCGCGATTCCGGTCGGCGTCGCCGAGGAACACCGCCAGTTCACCGGCACGCTGTGGGTCAGCGAGGACACCTTCCGGAGCTACGTCCGCGAGACCGTCGCCAGCCTCGCGCACCACGGCTGGGACCGGGTGGTACTCGTGAACGGCCACGGCGGCAACGTGGGTGCGCTCCGAGAGGTCGCCGCGACCATCGTCCGCCACGACTCGGCCTACGCGGTCCCGTTCACGTGGTTCGAGGCGGTCGGCGACCACGCCGACGAGATGGGTCACGGCGGGCCGCTGGAGACCGCGATGCTCCGACACGTCGCGCCAGACCTCGTGCGCGAAGAGCGCGTCGAGCAAGCCCGCGAGGGGGCCAGCGACGGCTGGGGCGAGTGGGTCAGCTACGCGAATCTGGCGGTCGATTCGGCGGAGTTCACGGAGAACGGCGTCGTCGGCGACCCCGCTGCGGGACCGGAAGCGCGCGGCGAGGAACTGCTGGAACTGGCGGGCGAGGCGCTGGTGTCGCTGTTGGAAGCGGTCGAGTCGAGGAACGTGACGCTACCGCCGCACAAGTAGGCGGGCGGACGAGGCGGGAACGCGGTCAGTCCGCGGCCTCGACTTCCTCGGCGTCTTCGTCGTCCGCTTCCGCCGCCTCGGACTCCTCTTCGGCGTCCGTCTCGTCGGATTCGTCGTCGGCCGTCTCCTCCTCCTCCTCGGCGTCTTCGTCGGCGGTCTGGAGGCTCTCGAGAGTGTTCTTCAGGCCGGGAATCGTGCTTGTGAGGTCGCCGACCTGCGCTTTGGCGTCCTCGATGTCCTCGATGGCCTCACCGACGCGCTCGATTTCGGCTTCGAGGTCGTCGGCGTCCTCGAAGGCGTCGGCGCGTTCGCCCATGGTGTACCACTTCTTGGCGTCTCGGAGATGGTCGGCGGCGTCGCCGGTGTCGAGCGCCGACCGGAGCGCGTTGAGCGCGCCAAGCGTGTTGTCGGCCTCGACGTTCCAGATTTCGTCGGTGTCGGGGAGCGCGTCGCCCGCCTGTTCGAGACTGGCCTCCACGTCCTCGCGGACCTCGTTGGCCGCCTCGCCGAACAACTCGTCCTCGTCGAGTGTCGATTGGCTCATACGTTACCATTCGCCGCGATTCCTTTTAAAACCACGCCCGAAACCGAAAGTGAAATCCCGCTACTC
Encoded proteins:
- a CDS encoding DUF5789 family protein, whose protein sequence is MSESGDDSREMGLELGDLKDDLRDADYPMDADELMEQFGDYEIGLSDGEESFREVMVTGGDETFESADEVEQAILNRVSADAVGRQGYSDRGAGNTEGENTDESF
- a CDS encoding creatininase family protein, producing MDLFDSTWTDADSAATDLALLPVGSVEQHGPHAPLGTDVLTAEAVAEAGAAAYDGEVVVAPAIPVGVAEEHRQFTGTLWVSEDTFRSYVRETVASLAHHGWDRVVLVNGHGGNVGALREVAATIVRHDSAYAVPFTWFEAVGDHADEMGHGGPLETAMLRHVAPDLVREERVEQAREGASDGWGEWVSYANLAVDSAEFTENGVVGDPAAGPEARGEELLELAGEALVSLLEAVESRNVTLPPHK
- a CDS encoding DUF5790 family protein, which gives rise to MSQSTLDEDELFGEAANEVREDVEASLEQAGDALPDTDEIWNVEADNTLGALNALRSALDTGDAADHLRDAKKWYTMGERADAFEDADDLEAEIERVGEAIEDIEDAKAQVGDLTSTIPGLKNTLESLQTADEDAEEEEETADDESDETDAEEESEAAEADDEDAEEVEAAD